Proteins encoded within one genomic window of Trichocoleus sp. FACHB-46:
- a CDS encoding glycoside hydrolase has product MTYPLYVAFIWHQHQPLYKSRVAGQYRLPWVRLHGTKDYLDLVLLLERYPKLHQTVNLVPSLILQIEDYVAGQAFDPYLSVALLPSEQLTQEQKEFIVGHFFDANHHTLIDPHPRYAELYGQRQDRGEAWCLENWNLQDYSDLLAWHNLAWIDPLFWDDPEIEQWLKQGRNFTIGDRQRIYSKQREILSRIIPQHRAMQETGQLEVTTSPYTHPILPLLADTNTGRVAIPNMRLPEQRFQWAEDIPRHLQKSWDMYLDRFGQAPRGLWPSEQSVSPEILPHVAKQGFNWLCSDEAVLGWTLKHFFHRDGLGNVHEPELLYRPYRLETPNGDLAIVFRDHRLSDLIGFTYSAMEPKRAAADLVGHLEAIARSLKKRQSSGSTALEQPWLVTIALDGENCWEFYQQDGKPFLEAFYQTLSNDQDIKLVTVSEFVEKFPPTETIPAAQLHSGSWVDGSFTTWIGDPAKNRAWDLLTEARQVLANHPEATEESNPAAWEALYAAEGSDWFWWFGEGHSSNQDAIFDQLFREHLCAIYQALNEPVPSHLYRPIEVHEAKGDHRPQGFIHPVIDGRGDEQDWDKAGRIEVGGARGTMHRSSPMQRLWYGVDHLNFYLRLDFQAGMQAGIGRSPELNLLWFYTNQTMHNSPAPIADLPDEAPLNYLFHDHLSINLATESIWFQQAGEHYQWHPRPSRAQVRIDKCLELAVPWADLPAKPDWSLRVVLVLSDGGRYHSYVPEEALIPFDVP; this is encoded by the coding sequence ATGACTTATCCTCTCTACGTCGCTTTTATCTGGCATCAGCACCAGCCGTTGTACAAATCGCGCGTGGCGGGTCAGTACCGTCTGCCTTGGGTGCGATTGCACGGTACAAAAGATTATTTAGATCTGGTGCTGTTACTAGAGCGTTACCCCAAGCTGCATCAAACGGTCAATTTAGTGCCGTCTTTGATCCTGCAAATTGAAGACTACGTAGCGGGACAAGCATTCGACCCTTATCTTTCAGTTGCTTTGTTGCCCTCAGAGCAACTGACGCAAGAGCAAAAAGAATTTATTGTGGGGCATTTCTTCGATGCAAATCACCATACCTTGATCGATCCACATCCTCGCTATGCTGAGCTATACGGTCAGCGGCAGGACCGAGGGGAGGCATGGTGCTTAGAAAACTGGAACTTGCAAGACTATAGCGACCTGCTAGCTTGGCACAACTTAGCCTGGATAGACCCCCTGTTCTGGGATGACCCCGAGATTGAGCAGTGGCTAAAGCAGGGCCGCAATTTTACGATTGGCGATCGCCAGCGTATTTACTCCAAGCAGCGCGAGATTCTCAGCCGCATTATTCCGCAACACCGGGCCATGCAGGAAACAGGGCAGCTAGAAGTGACGACTTCGCCCTACACTCACCCGATTTTGCCGCTGCTGGCTGATACCAACACTGGGCGAGTGGCGATTCCCAATATGAGATTGCCAGAACAGCGGTTTCAGTGGGCAGAGGATATTCCGCGCCATTTGCAGAAATCTTGGGATATGTATCTCGATCGCTTTGGTCAAGCCCCGCGTGGGTTATGGCCTTCTGAGCAGTCGGTGAGCCCAGAAATCTTGCCACATGTGGCGAAACAAGGATTTAACTGGTTGTGCTCCGATGAAGCGGTGTTGGGCTGGACGCTGAAGCATTTCTTCCATCGCGACGGTCTGGGTAATGTCCATGAGCCAGAACTCTTGTACCGACCGTATCGCCTAGAAACTCCAAATGGTGACTTGGCGATCGTATTCAGAGATCACCGTTTGTCTGACTTGATTGGGTTTACTTACAGCGCCATGGAGCCGAAGCGGGCCGCCGCTGATCTGGTGGGGCACTTGGAGGCGATCGCGCGATCGCTGAAGAAACGCCAATCCAGTGGCAGCACCGCTCTGGAACAGCCTTGGCTTGTCACGATTGCGTTAGACGGCGAAAACTGTTGGGAGTTTTATCAACAAGATGGCAAACCGTTCTTAGAGGCCTTCTATCAAACCTTGAGTAACGATCAAGATATTAAGTTGGTCACGGTTTCTGAGTTTGTCGAGAAATTCCCACCGACAGAGACCATACCAGCGGCTCAACTCCACAGCGGTTCTTGGGTAGACGGTAGCTTCACAACTTGGATTGGCGATCCGGCGAAAAATCGGGCCTGGGATCTGCTTACTGAAGCCCGCCAAGTACTAGCCAACCACCCCGAAGCCACTGAAGAAAGCAATCCTGCCGCTTGGGAAGCGCTTTACGCCGCTGAAGGCTCCGATTGGTTTTGGTGGTTTGGTGAAGGGCACTCTTCCAACCAAGATGCCATTTTTGACCAACTCTTCCGCGAACACTTGTGCGCTATCTATCAAGCCCTGAACGAGCCAGTACCGTCCCACTTGTACCGTCCCATTGAGGTTCATGAAGCGAAGGGAGACCACCGTCCTCAAGGGTTTATCCACCCAGTGATTGATGGACGTGGGGATGAGCAGGATTGGGATAAAGCAGGTCGCATTGAAGTGGGGGGAGCCAGAGGCACCATGCACCGCAGTAGTCCCATGCAACGCCTTTGGTACGGAGTTGATCACTTAAACTTTTACCTACGTCTAGACTTTCAAGCAGGGATGCAGGCTGGGATTGGGCGATCGCCAGAACTGAATTTATTGTGGTTCTACACCAACCAAACCATGCACAACAGCCCAGCGCCGATCGCGGACCTACCCGACGAAGCGCCCTTGAATTATCTATTTCACGACCATCTCAGCATCAACTTAGCAACCGAATCCATTTGGTTTCAGCAAGCGGGAGAGCATTACCAATGGCATCCCCGTCCCAGCCGCGCCCAAGTCAGGATCGACAAGTGCTTAGAGTTAGCAGTGCCCTGGGCAGACTTACCCGCCAAACCAGACTGGTCGCTAAGGGTGGTATTAGTGCTCTCAGATGGGGGCCGCTACCACAGCTATGTCCCAGAAGAAGCGTTGATTCCGTTTGATGTGCCTTAA
- a CDS encoding NifU family protein, with the protein MAETLALTSENVEKVLDELRPYLISDGGNVELVDIDGPVVKLRLQGACGSCPSSTMTLRMGIERRLREFIPEIADVEQVM; encoded by the coding sequence ATGGCTGAAACTCTAGCGTTAACCTCAGAAAACGTAGAAAAGGTACTGGATGAACTGCGTCCCTACTTGATCTCGGATGGCGGCAACGTCGAACTTGTAGATATTGATGGACCAGTAGTCAAACTACGGCTCCAAGGCGCTTGTGGCTCTTGCCCCAGTTCTACAATGACGCTTCGTATGGGCATTGAGCGGCGCTTGCGGGAATTTATTCCAGAAATTGCTGACGTTGAACAGGTCATGTAA
- a CDS encoding ATP-binding protein yields MTSSADSKFSLTELTELVPATDNPEYLQGLGSELVFTQTVTGEYLSFYWQEAEHFGLTPDQLVGHGLGEGFGPAALNPYLGRVRRVLDYLTPDRFTYPFRFGDQYLLFDLIVSPILTPSGIATTALIMGRRLSTSGRDQGVAVEADFPRHEAPNSDRYQKLLTQIAWNIRRTLDLETIWQQTVNGLGKALGVSRCIICPYESGNSAVKVVAEFCQDQAPSMQGQTLKIAEEVHVRQALTLLEPILLEQSANTMHIFNGAYSGQEGNHSSNGSTAQVLEGPKQSILMVATCYQDQPNGLICLYQCDRPRMWSEAEIDLVRELADQVGTAIAHATLFTASQTLANQLQKVNEDLVQKHRELEEASQQAEEASRLKSEFLANTSHELRTPLNGMIGFLKLVMDDMVDSPEEQHEFIEEAYDCAIHLMQLINDILDIARIEAGKMQLELSPVNLNELLSAVENFSQRQIQAQQKNLNFEINLPPTYDQIILEGNYQRLLQVMLNLVGNAIKFTHEGGITISAEVVKKKVTVQNNERPGMVKIRVADTGIGVSLDKQDKLFQSFSQVDGSRTRQYGGTGLGLAISQRLVEAMGGVVNFYSLGEGLGSTVTFDVPLFQEPIMSTTTSLNESVDLLVERLPQ; encoded by the coding sequence ATGACCTCTTCCGCTGACTCTAAATTTTCATTAACGGAACTGACAGAATTAGTACCTGCTACTGATAACCCTGAATACTTGCAGGGATTAGGGTCTGAGTTGGTATTTACCCAAACGGTTACAGGGGAATACCTTTCGTTTTATTGGCAGGAAGCTGAACACTTTGGACTCACACCAGATCAACTGGTAGGTCATGGCCTTGGAGAAGGGTTTGGGCCAGCGGCGCTCAATCCTTATCTAGGGCGAGTGCGACGAGTCTTAGACTATTTAACTCCCGATCGCTTTACCTATCCCTTTCGCTTCGGCGATCAATACCTACTCTTCGACTTGATTGTTAGTCCTATCCTCACTCCCAGCGGCATCGCTACAACCGCCCTGATCATGGGTAGACGACTATCCACCTCTGGTCGCGATCAAGGAGTTGCCGTTGAAGCAGATTTCCCCCGCCACGAAGCTCCTAATTCAGATCGCTATCAAAAACTACTCACCCAAATTGCCTGGAACATCCGGCGCACCCTTGACTTAGAGACGATTTGGCAGCAAACCGTTAATGGTTTGGGTAAAGCTTTAGGCGTTAGCCGCTGTATCATCTGTCCCTACGAAAGTGGCAACTCTGCTGTCAAGGTGGTGGCAGAATTTTGTCAGGATCAGGCTCCCTCCATGCAAGGGCAGACCCTAAAAATTGCTGAGGAAGTCCATGTCAGACAGGCGCTGACTCTACTGGAGCCGATTTTGCTCGAGCAAAGCGCCAATACGATGCATATTTTCAATGGCGCTTACAGCGGTCAGGAAGGAAATCACTCAAGTAACGGTTCCACGGCGCAAGTTCTGGAGGGGCCGAAGCAATCAATTTTGATGGTTGCTACCTGCTACCAAGATCAACCCAACGGCTTGATTTGCTTGTATCAGTGCGATCGCCCTCGGATGTGGAGCGAAGCTGAAATTGACCTAGTGCGAGAGTTGGCCGACCAAGTGGGAACCGCGATCGCCCACGCCACTCTATTTACCGCGAGTCAGACCTTAGCCAACCAACTCCAAAAAGTCAACGAAGATTTAGTCCAGAAGCATCGCGAGTTAGAAGAAGCTAGCCAGCAAGCTGAAGAAGCATCGCGTCTTAAAAGTGAGTTCTTGGCCAATACATCCCACGAACTCCGCACTCCGCTGAATGGCATGATCGGCTTCCTCAAGCTGGTGATGGATGACATGGTCGATAGCCCAGAAGAGCAGCACGAGTTTATCGAAGAAGCTTATGACTGTGCTATTCACCTCATGCAGCTGATCAATGACATCCTTGACATTGCCAGAATCGAGGCTGGCAAAATGCAGCTAGAGTTAAGCCCTGTCAACCTCAACGAACTCTTGTCCGCAGTGGAAAACTTCTCTCAAAGACAAATTCAAGCCCAACAGAAAAACTTGAATTTTGAAATCAATTTACCCCCTACTTACGACCAAATTATTTTGGAGGGTAACTATCAGCGCTTGCTGCAAGTGATGCTGAATTTAGTGGGAAATGCCATTAAATTCACCCATGAAGGCGGCATCACCATCAGCGCTGAAGTGGTGAAGAAGAAAGTCACTGTGCAAAACAATGAGCGGCCTGGAATGGTGAAAATTCGAGTAGCCGACACAGGCATTGGCGTTTCTCTCGACAAACAAGATAAATTGTTCCAGTCCTTTAGCCAGGTAGACGGTTCTCGAACTCGTCAATATGGTGGTACAGGTTTAGGGCTCGCCATCTCGCAACGCTTGGTTGAGGCAATGGGTGGCGTGGTCAACTTCTACAGCTTGGGTGAAGGATTAGGCTCAACGGTTACTTTTGACGTGCCTCTATTTCAAGAGCCGATTATGAGCACTACTACTTCATTAAATGAGTCGGTAGACCTCTTGGTAGAGCGATTACCGCAATAA
- the lepA gene encoding translation elongation factor 4, producing the protein MTDVPVSRIRNFSIIAHIDHGKSTLADRLLQTTGTVSDRDMKAQFLDNMDLERERGITIKLQAARMNYKARDGEQYVLNLIDTPGHVDFSYEVSRSLAACEGALLVVDASQGVEAQTLANVYLALEHNLEIIPVLNKIDLPGADPERVKQEIEEVVGLDCSGAILASAKEGLGINEILESIVHLVPPPKDTINDRLRALIFDSYYDSYRGVVVYFRVMDGTVKKGDRIRLMASKKEYQIDELGVLSPTQVQVDELHAGEVGYLAAAIKAVEDARVGDTITQANALAAEPLPGYTEAKPMVFCGMFPVDADQYEDLREALEKLKLNDAALYYEPETSSAMGFGFRCGFLGLLHMEIVQERLEREYNLNLIITAPSVIYRVTTMKGEVTLVDNPSRLPGPQEREKIEEPYVQVDMITPEEYVGTLMELSQTRRGVFKDMKYLTKGRTTLIYELPLAEVVTDFFDQMKSRSRGYASMEYHLIDYQENPLVRLDIMINGDPVDSLATIVHRDKAYGVGRVLVEKLKELIPRHQFKIPLQAAIGSKVIASESIPALRKDVLAKCYGGDISRKKKLLQKQAKGKKRMKAIGTVDVPQEAFMAVLRLDQS; encoded by the coding sequence ATGACCGACGTGCCCGTTTCTCGCATTCGTAATTTTTCGATCATTGCCCATATTGACCACGGAAAATCTACCCTCGCGGATCGCCTGCTACAAACAACTGGCACTGTTAGTGATCGGGATATGAAGGCCCAATTTCTAGACAATATGGATCTAGAGCGCGAGCGAGGGATCACTATCAAGCTCCAGGCAGCGCGGATGAACTACAAAGCCCGTGATGGCGAGCAGTACGTCCTGAACTTGATTGATACACCAGGGCACGTAGATTTCTCTTATGAGGTGTCGCGATCGCTCGCAGCTTGTGAAGGCGCGTTGTTGGTAGTCGATGCCTCACAGGGTGTAGAAGCGCAAACGCTAGCCAACGTCTATTTAGCTTTAGAACATAATCTAGAAATTATTCCAGTCCTGAACAAAATTGATTTGCCTGGTGCCGACCCGGAGCGGGTCAAGCAGGAAATTGAAGAGGTTGTGGGGCTCGACTGTAGTGGGGCTATTTTGGCCTCGGCTAAAGAAGGGCTTGGCATTAATGAAATTTTGGAGTCGATCGTCCACTTGGTGCCCCCGCCGAAGGACACCATTAACGATCGCTTGCGAGCCTTGATTTTTGACAGTTACTACGATAGCTACCGGGGTGTGGTCGTTTATTTCCGAGTCATGGATGGCACGGTGAAAAAAGGCGATCGCATCCGGTTAATGGCCTCGAAAAAAGAGTACCAAATCGACGAACTAGGCGTACTTTCGCCCACCCAAGTCCAAGTGGATGAACTGCATGCTGGCGAGGTAGGCTACCTGGCAGCAGCAATCAAAGCGGTTGAAGATGCGCGGGTTGGTGACACAATTACCCAAGCCAATGCCTTAGCAGCAGAGCCGCTCCCAGGCTATACAGAAGCCAAGCCGATGGTGTTCTGTGGCATGTTTCCGGTAGACGCCGATCAGTACGAGGATTTGCGGGAAGCATTAGAAAAACTCAAGCTCAATGACGCAGCGCTTTACTACGAACCGGAAACCTCTAGCGCGATGGGGTTTGGGTTTCGTTGTGGCTTCCTCGGCTTGTTGCACATGGAAATTGTGCAAGAACGCTTGGAACGAGAATATAACCTGAATTTGATTATTACGGCTCCCTCGGTGATCTATCGAGTCACGACTATGAAAGGCGAAGTGACTCTCGTAGACAATCCGAGTCGTTTACCGGGCCCTCAAGAGCGCGAGAAAATTGAAGAGCCTTACGTCCAAGTAGACATGATTACGCCGGAGGAGTACGTCGGTACCCTGATGGAGTTGAGTCAGACCCGACGGGGGGTATTCAAAGACATGAAATACCTCACTAAAGGCCGTACAACGCTGATTTATGAGTTGCCTTTGGCTGAGGTAGTAACCGACTTCTTTGATCAAATGAAGTCGCGATCGCGCGGTTACGCCAGCATGGAATACCACTTAATTGACTATCAGGAAAATCCGCTGGTGCGCCTAGACATCATGATTAACGGCGATCCAGTAGACTCATTGGCTACGATTGTTCACCGCGACAAAGCTTATGGAGTGGGTCGCGTGTTGGTCGAAAAGCTCAAAGAACTAATTCCTCGCCACCAGTTCAAGATTCCTCTACAGGCAGCCATTGGCTCCAAAGTCATTGCCAGCGAAAGTATCCCAGCGTTACGCAAGGACGTACTGGCTAAATGCTATGGCGGTGACATTAGCCGGAAGAAGAAGCTGCTGCAAAAGCAAGCCAAGGGTAAAAAGCGCATGAAGGCTATCGGTACCGTAGATGTGCCCCAAGAGGCGTTTATGGCTGTCTTGCGCCTGGATCAGTCCTAA
- a CDS encoding UDP-glucuronic acid decarboxylase family protein → MRILVTGGAGFIGSHLIDRLMTEGHEVLCIDNFYTGHKRNLLKWLNHPYFELIRHDITEPISLEVDQIYHLACPASPVHYQYNPVKTIKTNVMGTLNMLGLAKRVKARFFLASTSEVYGDPEQHPQTEEYRGNVNPIGIRSCYDEGKRVAETLAFDYHRQNDVEVRVARIFNTYGPRMLENDGRVVSNFVVQALRGVPLTVYGDGSQTRSFCYVSDLVDGFIRLMNGEHTGPVNLGNPDEYTILQLAQAVQQMVAPDVAIRFEPLPQDDPRRRKPDITKAKTWLGWQPTVPLQDGLRLTVEDFRTRITSPNPDSNPSVNDLTGSPAMLKTF, encoded by the coding sequence ATGAGAATTTTAGTCACAGGTGGTGCTGGATTTATTGGTTCACATCTCATAGATCGATTGATGACAGAGGGACACGAAGTCCTTTGCATCGATAACTTCTATACGGGACATAAACGGAATTTGCTGAAATGGCTAAATCATCCCTATTTTGAGTTGATTCGCCATGACATCACCGAACCTATTTCCCTGGAAGTGGACCAGATTTATCACCTAGCCTGTCCAGCCTCGCCAGTGCACTATCAGTACAATCCAGTCAAAACCATCAAAACTAATGTGATGGGCACTTTGAATATGCTGGGCTTGGCTAAACGAGTCAAAGCGAGATTTTTCCTCGCTTCTACTTCTGAGGTTTATGGTGATCCAGAGCAGCATCCTCAAACTGAGGAATACCGAGGGAATGTCAACCCTATTGGTATTCGTAGCTGCTACGACGAGGGTAAACGGGTTGCAGAAACCCTAGCTTTTGATTACCACCGCCAAAATGATGTTGAAGTTCGCGTGGCTCGAATCTTCAATACCTACGGCCCCAGAATGCTAGAAAACGACGGTCGGGTTGTCAGTAACTTTGTTGTTCAAGCTCTGCGAGGAGTTCCCCTGACTGTTTATGGGGATGGCTCTCAAACTCGAAGCTTTTGCTACGTCTCAGATTTAGTAGACGGTTTCATCCGTTTAATGAACGGTGAGCATACTGGTCCTGTAAATTTGGGGAATCCTGATGAGTACACCATCTTGCAACTGGCTCAAGCCGTGCAACAAATGGTAGCTCCAGACGTGGCAATTCGATTTGAACCGTTACCCCAGGACGATCCCCGTCGCCGTAAGCCCGACATCACCAAAGCTAAAACTTGGCTGGGATGGCAGCCGACTGTTCCCTTACAGGATGGCTTGCGGTTAACTGTAGAAGATTTTCGGACTCGGATTACAAGCCCAAATCCAGATAGTAATCCGTCCGTCAACGATTTAACTGGCTCTCCTGCCATGTTGAAAACGTTCTAA
- a CDS encoding UDP-glucose/GDP-mannose dehydrogenase family protein produces MRVCVIGTGYVGLVTGVCLAHIGHDVICVDNNEEKVKLMQAGQSPIFEPGLSELMQSSIQRGKIQFTTDLGAGVNHGEVLFIAVGTPPLPTGESDTRYVEAVARGIGSHLNGGYKVIVNKSTVPIGSGDWVRMIVLDGIAERQQTLVGAGGAIAEESLGAQFDVVSNPEFLREGSAVYDTFNPDRIVLGSNSSKAIAMMQELYTPITERQFAEDKSLPPVPVVSTDISSAEMVKYASNAFLATKISFINEVANICDRVGADVVQVAKGIGLDSRIGSKFLQAGIGWGGSCFPKDVSALIHTADDYGYEAHLLKAAVSVNQRQRLIALEKLQQVLKILKGKTVGLLGLTFKPDTDDMRDAPALDLIEHLTRLGTKVKAYDPIVSQTGLRHGLSNVLVETDPERLADGCDALVLVTDWQQFRTLDYAKMAKLMNNPVMIDGRNFLEEEILERAGFRYLGVGR; encoded by the coding sequence ATGCGCGTTTGTGTCATTGGTACTGGATACGTTGGCCTAGTAACTGGAGTCTGCTTGGCTCACATTGGACATGATGTGATCTGCGTTGATAACAACGAAGAGAAAGTCAAACTGATGCAGGCTGGTCAATCTCCCATCTTTGAACCGGGGCTGTCAGAGTTGATGCAGTCTTCAATTCAGCGTGGAAAGATTCAATTCACAACTGACTTGGGTGCAGGTGTTAACCACGGCGAAGTACTCTTCATTGCAGTGGGTACACCTCCACTACCAACCGGCGAAAGTGATACTCGCTATGTAGAAGCAGTAGCTCGCGGCATCGGTAGCCATCTCAACGGCGGCTACAAGGTGATTGTGAACAAGTCCACCGTACCGATCGGCTCAGGTGACTGGGTCAGAATGATTGTGCTCGATGGGATTGCTGAGCGTCAGCAAACTTTGGTCGGCGCTGGCGGTGCAATAGCTGAAGAAAGCCTCGGTGCTCAGTTCGATGTAGTCAGCAACCCTGAATTCTTGCGGGAAGGTTCGGCTGTATACGACACCTTCAACCCTGACCGGATTGTTTTGGGCAGCAACAGCTCTAAAGCGATCGCGATGATGCAAGAACTCTACACACCAATTACAGAGCGGCAGTTTGCGGAAGACAAGTCTTTGCCCCCAGTGCCAGTGGTTAGCACCGACATCAGCTCGGCAGAAATGGTGAAGTATGCTTCCAATGCTTTCCTAGCTACCAAAATCAGCTTTATTAACGAAGTTGCCAACATTTGCGATCGCGTTGGCGCTGATGTCGTACAAGTGGCGAAAGGGATTGGTCTAGACTCTCGGATTGGCAGCAAGTTCTTACAAGCTGGAATTGGCTGGGGTGGTTCCTGCTTCCCCAAAGACGTTTCAGCGCTGATTCATACTGCTGATGACTACGGCTACGAGGCTCACTTGCTCAAAGCTGCGGTCAGCGTCAACCAGCGCCAACGCTTGATTGCGCTCGAAAAACTCCAGCAAGTCCTCAAAATTTTGAAAGGCAAAACGGTTGGTTTGTTGGGTCTGACCTTCAAGCCCGACACAGACGATATGCGGGATGCGCCTGCTCTAGACTTGATCGAGCACCTAACTCGCTTGGGCACCAAAGTTAAGGCTTACGACCCCATCGTTTCCCAAACTGGTTTGCGTCATGGCCTATCCAATGTGTTAGTAGAAACTGACCCTGAGCGCTTGGCTGATGGTTGCGATGCCTTGGTGTTAGTGACCGACTGGCAGCAATTCCGCACCCTCGACTACGCGAAGATGGCGAAATTGATGAACAACCCCGTCATGATCGATGGCCGTAACTTCCTCGAAGAAGAAATCCTAGAGCGGGCTGGCTTCCGTTATCTAGGTGTGGGTCGATAG
- a CDS encoding MBL fold metallo-hydrolase, whose amino-acid sequence MPEPQSSLSKQPRVVLDGQPPYTLYAFPPNRDILGGTAYFIVGNDVNILVDCPAWNEANLQFLQAQGGVRWLFITHRGGISKYVSEIQQTFGCQIVVQEQEAYLLPGLNSIQFHETFSFYPEAQALWTPGHSPGSACLYHQAYGGVLFSGRHLIPSTQGEPVPLRIAKTFHWPRQLRSIQKLLERFTPQTLNFICPGANTGFLRGDRAIAQAYDRLAQLDLAAYAEAKPLL is encoded by the coding sequence ATGCCGGAGCCACAAAGCTCACTATCAAAGCAGCCTCGTGTTGTCTTGGATGGACAACCTCCTTACACCCTGTACGCTTTCCCACCCAACCGAGATATTTTGGGTGGTACTGCTTATTTCATTGTAGGAAACGATGTTAATATCCTGGTCGATTGTCCTGCTTGGAACGAAGCCAACCTACAGTTTTTACAAGCTCAGGGTGGTGTCCGCTGGCTGTTTATCACTCATCGCGGCGGCATTAGCAAGTATGTCAGTGAAATACAACAAACCTTCGGCTGCCAAATCGTGGTCCAAGAGCAGGAAGCCTATTTGCTGCCAGGGTTAAATTCGATTCAATTTCATGAAACCTTCTCGTTTTATCCAGAAGCTCAAGCTCTATGGACCCCAGGACATTCTCCGGGCTCCGCTTGTCTTTATCATCAAGCCTATGGTGGGGTGCTGTTCTCTGGACGTCACTTAATCCCCAGCACTCAAGGGGAGCCTGTGCCGTTGCGAATTGCCAAAACTTTCCATTGGCCCCGCCAGTTGCGCAGCATTCAAAAACTACTGGAGCGATTTACACCCCAAACCCTCAACTTTATCTGTCCGGGGGCCAATACGGGATTTTTGCGGGGCGATCGCGCCATTGCCCAAGCTTACGATCGCTTAGCTCAGCTAGATTTGGCTGCTTACGCTGAAGCAAAGCCTTTGCTGTAA
- a CDS encoding site-2 protease family protein gives MTFWLLSLVFLLGFITYLVVQRNVASITRTPVWILWLVMMTPALIWSTWTLVYGENNPPPPILVIGPFVTCTLLYWLLIRVGRIPNSASKTAEATSQPTSPETKHSLLAEPTAAEAKTVVKPLNKEEEASLQSCFPWSVYYVQNFEYRPQAVICRGQLRTTPDAAYQTIRDNIEAQFGDRFLVMLQEGANGKPFFALVPNPQSQQADQSKQEPLTRPGLALGLLVATLFTTTLAGIEIAGVTVTSLSQLFAEPQLFSAGLPYALALMTILGIHESGHYWTARFYKVRATLPYFIPIPFFLGTFGAFIQIRSPIPNRRALFDLGISGPMTGLIITLPILLWGLMHSTTVPATDKLGLNFNALNPSTSFLLALLSKLALGAALTAETAIKLHPVAIAGCLGLIVTALNLMPVGQLDGGHVVHAMYGQRAGALIGQVTRLLVLGLSLVQPDFFLWAVLLFFMPVVDAPALNDVSELDNRRDLLGLFTLGLLLMIILPAPKVVTQILGF, from the coding sequence ATGACTTTTTGGTTGCTCTCACTCGTATTCTTGCTTGGCTTCATTACCTACCTGGTTGTGCAGCGCAATGTTGCTAGCATTACCCGCACTCCAGTCTGGATTCTATGGCTGGTAATGATGACGCCTGCGCTAATTTGGAGTACCTGGACCCTAGTTTACGGTGAGAATAATCCGCCACCGCCTATTTTAGTGATTGGGCCTTTTGTCACCTGTACCCTCTTGTATTGGTTGTTGATTCGGGTAGGGCGCATCCCTAATTCTGCTAGCAAGACTGCTGAGGCCACTAGCCAACCTACATCGCCGGAAACGAAGCATTCTTTATTAGCTGAGCCAACGGCGGCGGAAGCAAAAACTGTAGTTAAGCCTCTCAATAAAGAGGAAGAGGCCAGTTTGCAAAGCTGCTTTCCTTGGTCAGTCTACTATGTTCAGAACTTTGAGTACCGACCTCAAGCAGTGATTTGTCGGGGACAGTTGCGCACTACACCCGACGCAGCTTATCAGACGATTCGGGACAATATTGAAGCTCAATTTGGCGATCGCTTCTTGGTGATGCTGCAAGAAGGAGCAAATGGCAAACCTTTTTTCGCCTTAGTGCCCAATCCCCAAAGTCAGCAAGCCGATCAATCGAAGCAAGAGCCTTTGACTCGACCCGGATTGGCACTGGGATTATTAGTTGCCACGCTTTTCACTACTACCCTAGCGGGGATTGAAATTGCGGGCGTAACGGTGACTTCGCTTTCGCAGTTGTTTGCAGAACCGCAGCTATTTTCGGCTGGGTTGCCCTATGCCTTGGCTTTAATGACAATTTTGGGAATTCATGAGTCGGGACACTATTGGACGGCTCGCTTTTATAAAGTGCGGGCGACGTTGCCCTATTTCATTCCCATTCCTTTCTTCCTAGGAACATTTGGCGCGTTTATTCAAATCCGTTCACCGATCCCTAATCGTAGAGCGCTGTTCGATCTAGGCATTTCAGGGCCCATGACTGGGCTGATCATTACATTGCCCATCTTGCTGTGGGGGTTAATGCACTCTACGACTGTGCCTGCGACTGATAAGCTTGGCCTCAATTTCAATGCCTTGAATCCTAGTACCTCGTTTTTACTGGCGCTATTAAGTAAATTGGCCTTGGGTGCTGCCTTGACGGCTGAAACTGCGATTAAATTGCATCCAGTGGCGATCGCAGGTTGCTTAGGTCTCATTGTTACAGCGCTTAATTTAATGCCGGTAGGACAACTCGATGGCGGCCATGTGGTGCATGCGATGTATGGGCAGCGAGCTGGAGCCTTAATTGGTCAAGTGACACGGCTGCTGGTACTGGGGCTATCGCTGGTGCAACCGGATTTCTTTCTCTGGGCAGTGCTGCTATTTTTTATGCCAGTGGTAGATGCACCCGCACTCAATGACGTGAGCGAACTCGACAATCGGCGAGATTTACTGGGATTGTTTACTTTGGGCTTGCTCTTGATGATTATTTTGCCTGCCCCCAAGGTTGTGACTCAAATCCTAGGTTTTTAA